The genomic region TCGTTGAAGGCGCCAACGAGATGATACAGCTTGAAGCTTTACTCGCCCAGTTCACCCTGATGGGTAAGTGATGGCCATGACGGAGATGCCCTGGGTTGAGAAGTACCGGCCGAGGCGCCTGGCGGAGCTGATAAACCAGACCAAGGCCCTGGGACAGGTGAAGGCATGGATAGAGGCGTGGCTCCAGGGCAGTCCGCCGAAGAAGAAGGCGCTGATCCTGGCCGGCCCTCCTGGAACAGGTAAGACGGCGACGGTTTACGCTATAGCCAGGGAGTACGGCTTCGAAATAATCGAGCTCAACGCCAGCGACGAAAGAACCTTTGAGAAGGTGGAGCGCTACGTTCAGGCCGCATACACCCTGGACATCCTGGGGAAGCGGAGGAAGCTCATATTCCTCGATGAGGCAGACAACATGGAGCCGAGCGGCGCTCGCGAAATAGCGAAGCTGATAGACCGGGCAAGGAACCCAATAATAATGAGCGCCAACCACTACTGGGAGGTTCCGAGGGAGGTAAGGAACAAGGCCCAGATCGTTGAATACAAGCGCCTGACCCAGAGGGACATCATAAAGGGGCTCGTGAGGATCCTTCATGCAGAAGGCTTAACCGTTCCGAAGGAGGTGCTCTACGAGATAGCGAAGAGAGCGAACGGCGATCTTCGCGCAGCGATCAACGACCTCCAGACGGTTGTGTCCGGCGGGGTGGAGGATGCCGCCGACGTTCTCGCCTACCGCGACACGGAAAAGAGCGTCTTCCAGGCTCTGGCTCAGCTCTTCGCAACCGACAACGCCAAGAAGGCCAAGCTGGTCGTCCTCGGAGTTGACATGTTCCCCCACGAGCTCCTCCAGTGGATAGACGAGAACCTTCCCTACGTCTACTACAGGCCAGAGGACATAGCGAGGGCCTACGAGGCTCTCAGCAGGGCGGACATATACCTCGGCAGGGCCCAGAGAACGGGGAACTACGGCCTCTGGAAGTACGCCACGGACATGATGACGGCGGGGGTTGCTGTTGCGGGCGTTAAGAGGAAGGGCTTCGTGAGGATTTATCCGCCCAAGACCATAAAGCTCCTCACGGAGAGCAAGGCCGAAAGGGGACTGAGGGACTCGGTACTCAGGAAGATAATGAAGGAGATGCACATGGCGAAGCTCGAAGCCCTGGAGACCCTCAACGTTCTGAAGGCGATATTCGAGTACAATCCGGAGGTGGCGGCGCACTTCGTCGTCTACCTCGACCTTGACCTCAAGGAGGTCGAGTTCATAGTTGGCGATAAAGAGAAGGCTAAGACCATATGGGGCAAGAGCATGAACATCGAAAAGAAGCTCAAGGAGCGGGGTGAGCTTGAGGAGCACGTGAGGGTCGCCGCTGAGATAGGAGGAGAAGAAATTGAGGGGGAGAAAGGAGCCGAAGAAGAGGTGGAGGAAGAGATAAGCGAGGAGGAGCTCCAGAAGGCCGAGGAGGAAATGGAAGCCGTCGGGGAAAGCGAGGGGAAGGTAGACAAGCCCAAGAAGAAGGGCAAGCAGGCGACGCTGTTCGACTTCCTCGGGAAGAAGTGAAGGAATTGCTCTTTATCCCTCTTTTAATTCGATATCGGCGCACACCTTAAATACATGTGGCTTAAAGTCGCTCACCTTCTTCACCCTCACCGAGCAGTCCCTTCCAAGCTTAAGGCACTCGTCGAGGATTCTTGCCCGGAACCTCTCAATCTCCCCCTCATGGACGAAGTCGTAGTAGTGGAGCCATTTCTCGGCCTTGGAGAGAGTCAAAGCCAGTGCATCAACGCCCCTCGGCGTCGGGCTTATCACGCGGTCGTAGCTCGGTAACTCAGGAAGAACCTCGAAGGCATCGCCGTGAATGAACTCTATCTCGCCCCTCAGCCTTTCCCGGTTCAGTTCGATGTTCTCAAGGCCGAGCTCGTAGGCCTCCCTGTTCAGCTCGACGGCGGTTATCTTGACCTTCCTGTACCTCGCTATCACGAGCGCATACGGCAGAACGCCGGCGAAGGGAATGAGAATCCTCTCGCCGTCGCGGACGAGCTGGGCCAATCTGTACCGCTCTCCCTTCATTCTCGGGTTGAAGAAGACCTTTGATAAATCAACCTTTATCCGAACGCCG from Thermococcus sp. MAR1 harbors:
- a CDS encoding replication factor C large subunit, with translation MTEMPWVEKYRPRRLAELINQTKALGQVKAWIEAWLQGSPPKKKALILAGPPGTGKTATVYAIAREYGFEIIELNASDERTFEKVERYVQAAYTLDILGKRRKLIFLDEADNMEPSGAREIAKLIDRARNPIIMSANHYWEVPREVRNKAQIVEYKRLTQRDIIKGLVRILHAEGLTVPKEVLYEIAKRANGDLRAAINDLQTVVSGGVEDAADVLAYRDTEKSVFQALAQLFATDNAKKAKLVVLGVDMFPHELLQWIDENLPYVYYRPEDIARAYEALSRADIYLGRAQRTGNYGLWKYATDMMTAGVAVAGVKRKGFVRIYPPKTIKLLTESKAERGLRDSVLRKIMKEMHMAKLEALETLNVLKAIFEYNPEVAAHFVVYLDLDLKEVEFIVGDKEKAKTIWGKSMNIEKKLKERGELEEHVRVAAEIGGEEIEGEKGAEEEVEEEISEEELQKAEEEMEAVGESEGKVDKPKKKGKQATLFDFLGKK
- a CDS encoding class I SAM-dependent methyltransferase family protein translates to MPAVKVPRREAEPVKRKLKKLGLYDGRRRPRRENGYVLLPVISDPRIEGLGYEVFRVELPLRPERQIYKNLESVLAERMSREELKHLRRYDVIGDIAVIQIPEELEHRVEDIVWGLRKVHPFLKVIARKGFHEGAFRIRDYSIIWGEERLETVHKENGVRIKVDLSKVFFNPRMKGERYRLAQLVRDGERILIPFAGVLPYALVIARYRKVKITAVELNREAYELGLENIELNRERLRGEIEFIHGDAFEVLPELPSYDRVISPTPRGVDALALTLSKAEKWLHYYDFVHEGEIERFRARILDECLKLGRDCSVRVKKVSDFKPHVFKVCADIELKEG